In Daphnia pulicaria isolate SC F1-1A chromosome 9, SC_F0-13Bv2, whole genome shotgun sequence, the genomic stretch GGTAAGTCGTGATACAACAAGCTACATGGAGCAATTTCTTTGATGGAACTCACTCATTTCTCGTGCACCTATTTTTGTACAGTTTTACACGAACGGCGGAACAACTCTCATCACCGGTATGGCCGTTGTGGGCGTGGTGTACACGTCGACGGACAACACGCTGACCATCGAATCCCTGGCCGGCAGTTCCAATGCTGAGACGCTATGCTGCTCATGGACAACAGTTTAATAGAACCGCATCGTTTTACTGCAAGAACTTAAAAACCTACAAGAGATTTTAATTTCAGTTCAATTCTGCGATGTCTTGTAGTCACGGCTATGCCTCTTGTTAATAAATAATAGGCCTTTATGATGTGAAAGGGGATATAAATTGTACACAAAATTTTAGTTAAATTCCCGGAGTCCATCGACAATTGTCCAATTGTCCCgttggaatttaaatttttcttacttAAAGattgtttcaattatttcacaACTGTGGACTGATTTATTCCTTTTAGCCCAACTTATTTAATGTCTCTCAATTGTTTTTGGCAATTTTACAATCTCAGCGGAACCTCCCTCATCACCAGCACGGGCACAACAACATATACGACGACGGACAACACGCTGCTTATCACTTCCCTTGGCGGCAATGCCTTTATGAGTGAGCTGCTTTGCTGCTCATAGGCAACTATTCCATAGacacaaagtgaaaaaaatgcaacaaacGTAAGCACCGTTTTTTAGTTATAAGTGTattgaaagaaggaaaaatgagAACAGAAGCCTCGTAAACGGTTAGTAAAATTTCATTCCGTGTTATTGCTCAAGTTCTTGCTTCAATTGAAGATCCATAAAAATTTGTCTTTAATTCTTGGGGGCGATTCCGTTGACGAGAACGTCCAAAGCGCCCTTCCAGGAGTCCATGTCATGAGAAGAGACACCGCTGGCAGCCAACGACTCCATCAAAAGGTGACCAAAGtcctgaaatgagaaaacaagCAGAGTTAGCTTGTAAGTTGGtaaataacaatcaaatagGCGAATCTCACCTCCCAAGCACTACGGGGAATGCTACGAGCGGCGTGGGTGTAGCGCATGTAGTTGATGTTGCCCAAAAGTTGGAGCTTGTCGCCGGTAGCAGAGACGATGGTGTCCAGGCGGTCGGCGACCAGGGCGACTTGTTTGTTGTACTCGGCATCGCCACTCAGGGATCCCACAGGGACGCTGGCGAACTTGGCAAAGTATTTCTGGATGCGGGGAGTCTCCTTGAAGAGCCTTTTAtccaaaaattaataatattataaCATTAGATTGCAGTAAAGGTTTTAAAGGAAGTACTTGATCATGATGGAAGAGACCATCGCATTACGGCCACTTCTAATGTTCTCCCAGCTCCTCTGGACGTCACGAACTTGGTGGGCAGACAATTTGGTCTGGGGATCAGCCAAATCTTCGGGGTTCCTATCAAGTTAAATGCCATCATATGTTAAATTTGCGTCAATGTTTTAACAGACAACCATGAATTACTTGAGGGTCTTGGAGATGCCAGCAACCAAAGCGGTAAGTCCGTTCTTCCAGGCGCTCTTGGCCTCAGCGTTGAAGGCGCTGCCCAACTCTTCAGCGAGGACTTCCTCGAGGACGGCACCGAATTGCTACAAATTATTcgtattcaatttcaattcaatatttacttttttagAAATCTTCGTTGCTGAAACAAACCTCGAACATGATTGGAGTAGCACCGCGGGACTGATGGGCTCCTCCGAGAGCGTTGAGTTGGCTGGCCATCAACTCCTGGCTGGCCAGGGACTGGATGACGACGTTCAAACCGGCCAAAATGGTGTAGGCTTGGGCCAAGAAGTTGCCGTTAGTCATCAGTTCGTTTTTGGGGACGCTGGCGAACTTGGTGAACATCTTCTGGTATTCGGGATGGGCCTTGATGAAGCGGAAAAGAATCTGAGGAGGAACATCGCTGTCCCTCTTGGCCTGGTCCCAGGTCTTGCGGATGACACTGCGGTCGTGAGAGCTCAGGATGCCTTCCTCTCCTTCATCGGCAGAGACGGTGGTGACGGAAGTGGTGACGGTGGTCGTGGTGGTTGCAGActgacaaaaaatatttcaaactaATTAACATCAAATGTAATTGTATGAGCGAATAAATTGGGACTTACCACGCTGGCGAAAGCGACAACGGCCAAGAGAAAGGCTAGTTTGAAAGCCATTGCTATacgagtagaagaagaagagtttagTTCTGGAAATATCAGTCAGCTAAGTCATGTCTTTTCTAACATTTTCAGTTGCCTTTTATAGTAACAGCAGACTCTCGGCTGGGAAGAGACGGAGGACAGATGTATTAATGTGGCTCACGTGCTGATTTGCATGCGCAAATGAGTAAACGCTATAGACTTTGACATTTGAACTGATCTCATCTGTCGGGCCATCCAATTTAGTCTGTGCATCCCATATATTGCAGCATGAAGGGAACTACGTGATGTCCAACACGTTCGGTTTATCTCTCCGTTTGGTGGTTGGCGGATTTTGTTCTGGATGCGCATCCTTTTTTCATTCCAGGTTTATATCTTCgattgatttgttttattgCTGAATTTTTGcaggtaattattttaattgtctTTATAATAGCCCTTcataatttgttatttttatttgactggCTAAAGGGACAAAATCTGACTTAGACATTGGCCCGGCTGTTTTGAAAATCGTTTCGTCTCGACCCTCTACTTACATTTATGCGTCCAAAACATTTAACACGTGCCTGGTGCGTGGTCATCAAAAAGGTTAGTCGggtgatatttttaaaatctagaATCAACAAGGCCCTAAGAATACAGTGAGCTTGTATTACTTTAACGTACGTGATACAAGCGATGCGCTGTTTTTGTTGACTAATAATTCACTTGTAGATATTTACATTAACGATACCATTTCCAAATTTAGTTcaaatctgttttttcttttatttttaatacgcGCACGTGCGCATGTCAGAGAGTAGCATTTGCTGTGAAAATGTTTCGGTTTCAACTGGTTAGTTCCCATTCCGATGCATAAGTCTTtaggttttttaaatgttatctGTTTCCTGTAGCTAGTATACGCGGTCGCTGGTGATGCAAAATGATGCAGCACAATAGGTGAAGAAGCCTGTAACAACGACACTTAttagaccaaaaaaaaacccaaaggtGTATCGACGATGAAGCAAACAGCCAACGCCCTCAAaagatttggtttttttccctGTCCAATTAAATTAAGCAAGAGAAATGAAGATTTGTATCCGGAGGTGTTACGCCACTTCCACGAATACGCACATCCCCTTTCTAACCTTTGCCATTCTTAGATGTAAGatgtttcatttcaatttgtctAATTCCAATTTTATTCTGCATCGATTTGTATTGATTTGTGGTTGCGTTATTGCCATTGGCATGGCCATTGCAGTAACTCTACGCTCTATTtcgttttaaaatgaaaaatcaatttgacaaATTACCGCTGCGAGGTCGACCTTGGCATTTCCGGATTTGGGTTGGAAACCAAACTTGCCCTCAATCTCATTTCCGATGGCTATTATTTAGTGTCTTGTCAGTTCTCAATGAATGTTACAAGTGCTCTGGTTGTTTTTGTATTACCTTGTCGTGGGAAACACGATTCGATATATCCGTATCACGTGATAGCCTTGGAAATCCATGCCCCATTGAATAACTCtgttataataatttttgttttaacgcCTGTTTGATATACGGGATTCTGACGTAAAATGTTTTCgataactttttatttatgaattaatCGTTGCTTCGGGCTCTTACGCATAACGCTAGTAGGCATATTACATCATTTGGATGGAGTCGGACAATTTCTTCACGGACCTATCCTTCAAATCCCATCATCAGGAAATGTAATCAGCAGTCAACCGTAAAACGATTTAACAACCTTGCAAGAAAAGGAAGGCCATTGATAGGTAGGTTAATTATTTCCCTTGGTGAAAATTGTATAAATGTGCCACCGACATTGTAGAGTGCCAATATTCTCACTTCACCAGTTGAAGCAACTAGTAGTATCAACTCAAGCAGCATGCATCTCTTAAGCTCTATCATGGtaaacttaaatttaatttaattgcaCTAATTGTTTACAAATcgttgaaaaataatatttgttatttttgttattattatgtagTTTGTAATTGGAGCAGTCGTGCTCTTGACTATTAATGGAACGGAATCCTTCGCCCTCGGTCGCAATGTTACCGCCTTCTTAGACGACGATTATCACGATACCAACAGCAACGAGACATCCACAGACGACTATCACCTGGACAGTCTGGAGCTGACCGATAATCAGACTTCACTCGAAGACGTCCATCCGCACGATTCGTTGGAATTCAACAGCCGATTAGTCAAGCGGAATTTGGAGTTTGCGCTGCTCGATCAGTCGACTAGTAACGGAAGTCTTGTCCTGGTATTAACTGACGACGGATTATCCTTGGAAGACGTAGCAGAGCAGGAAGACCAAGCCAATCCTACCATTAGGGTCGACCATCTTCCCCAGGATGACTTACATCACCTGCGCATCGATTCCTTGGAAGTTGTGGACGATTTTGACAAGCGTCATGTCCCCGCTGTTGGTGATGCTGGACTGCTAATCGTACAAGGTGCGGACGGAAGTGAGCACGTCTTTCTAACGGACGGTCATCATTTTGACGATTATTCTTTGGAAGTTGTCAGTAATCACGACGAACAAGTCTCACTGCTTTCGGCCTTGGATCAGCAGCCGCTCACTGGAGTCTTCACCCATCCATTGTCCGACGATTTTTATCTCGTCAAGGAGTACTTGGGCGACTATTACTTGTGGGAAATGGAGGACGAATTGGCCAGAGCATACCTGTCGCAATCCGTCAATCTCAACGATCCAATCGTGTTCCACTTTACTGATGATAGACGACCCAAGAAGCTAAGTGCAGTTCATTTTGCTCAATTTACACCTGTGCAATCAGTATTGAACGATCGGATTCATGCCACCAGCCCTGCACTTTAATTCGTGGTACATTACGTTCGGACATGAGGgttgttttaaaatgtaaagTATTTTGAAGGATTCCGACACGtcgtattattatattatagcaTCACTTTTCTAATAACACTTGTTTCCAACAATTGTATTGAattgcataatttttttttgttacatggCATCAGATATCGTATCAgatataatcaaataaaaacaacaaaagaaaatctttgagATAATTTCACCTTGttgtaaaaaatcaaaaatcgacCTTTTTTACCCATCCCAGGTCATATCAATTTTCAACGTTTTAGCTTTTTAATGCTGTGACCAACATCatctgaattaattttttttaacaatgacAGACAATTttgctctgtgtgtctttatcgGTTAAAGTATACCTGGTGCAGTAAACTCAAACATTCAGTGTCAGACTCACCTACTGGATTTGAACTGGTAGACATTATTTGGTCTGAACTAACAAGAATTCTCCATCAATTCGAACATCTAGTAGCTTGCAGTTGGAGCCAAGGCGAAACAAATACTGCAGACGAGGGGTATAACCACTGTCCTGCTCGTAGTTTTATTACGGACTCCAATTCATAGGCACTCTTTGCTGTTATTAATAAGAGTGGTTCCGATTACGGATTCCAGTATTTGAAATTGGAGGAGTCCGCGGGCTAAGCAATAGGCGCTATCTTCATTCTTTTCCGTCTGGAGCGCTGTTGCATCAAACGATAGAGAGTAGAGACATAGCGTGGCGTTTTCTAAGCTTTAGGGAATGAAGGTGTGAACTGTGAATTCTCATTCTCATTTCCGTAGTCAAAAACTCAAAAcataatattatagaaacaaaCTTCTTTGGTCGTGCTTGTGATCGTTTTTCGAATCCAAGTTTTGTCAATTTTCCTAACCTTTGACAGAAGCAAAAATGATTAGTCCTACACGATGCCAACCTGTGAAATATTTCCCTCTCTATATCCCATATGGAAACTTTCAAGCTCGAAACGTACTGAAAGATTTCAGGGATCAAAGCTTTGGTGAGAAGACTAACAGTAAAACTGCTCAGGTATTTTAACATGCTTTTAGCCTTTTAGTGTGGTCTTAGTCTTACCTTGTTGACCATATATAATGTATCTAGGTTCTCTTTCTTGGAACTGGGGAGGACATGAGGAAAACTCTTCTGGCAACAACAGCTGAGCATGTCAACAATTTTCACTTCCATCTCAATAGCAATTGTCCATCAATTGTGGCTCGCAACATTATGATGTTGAAAATTCTGTCAGCTCAAGATTTCGATCCCATTAAGGAAGAAGATTTCAGTTTTCTGTGGGATGTTTGGTATAATACCGAGTGGCCAGAGATCACTAGAAAACGATTTCTCATTGTTTTAAATGATCTGTTGGATGAGAAGTTACCAGAAAATGTTACTGTTCCTGATCCAAACCATTACAAAAGTCTGAAGAAAATCTGGAAAGTTTGGTACACCATTTCTTCAAGAAACCAATCAGAATCTGAAATGCTGTTGTGTAAAACCAAGATGAAGAGGTAACTCAATTTCAATTACATTCTTTAACTTGAACCTAAATTGAAAACATTCACACTCTAGATCTGAACTTTTTGTAACATCACACGAAACCACCGTTCTCCCCCCTCGCAATTCAGATGAAAAAATAACCCATGCCAAAGCTTTTTCAAGAGCAGTAAACGAGATCACCAAGTATTTAATGAAGAGAAATGCGATTGGAGACCTGGAAGACTCTTTGGGGCGGATAATTGAGCAGGAATTTCAAGCTTTTTTCGAAAGAGGCAGCTGCCGACTCCAAAATGAATTGGAAACGGTGTGTATTAATTCGTCGTTTCTAAATCCTGACACcgagcaatggcaagtccacTACTCATCGTGCCCATTCCTTGGCTATCTTCCATTATCGCAAGATCAAGAACTAATAACCTCAGTCAAAGACAAAATTCTTCTACCCACCTgccaaaaaattctgaaagacACAGTGAATTCCTACCGAAGTCGTATTGCAGACATCCAAGTATTTTTCCACTTAGAAGATGCCCTGGAATTTTGTTTCACGAACACAAACAAGTTTGACGTCATCGACTGTTCTAGCGCAGATTGTTTCGGACTTGCTAATATCCTCAACGCTGCAAGTGGAAGATTGTCGAATAATCCGGGAGCCGTTTTGTTTACTAGAAGTACAGAGTGGGAAAAATTGGCTCCTACTGTAGAGCTGTACGTTGAGCATGTTCTTTGCTGCCCTTTGAGGATGATCCCCACAATTTATGGATTACAACTGAATGAGCACGTGGAACTTGGATCTCGGTATCCACCCAGTTATTATTTTACCGCCGTGGCAAACCTTTCCTGGCAGAAAgcaattcattttcaaaacattgctATGTCTCCTTCCTCCtctttgacggattttttgaacaagCTGGCCCAGAAATGTTTTATTAGCGAGCGCTTTCCCAAGCCCAGTCAGGTTTTAAGTTACCAAATGGCAGTGATAGAGAGGCATCATTATTCTCCGTTAACATTTCACTACATCGTCAGTTCCATGACACAACGCCTTGGAGGAGATCACTGGTTCAAAGATGCTCACCTATTGGAAATTCCTGCCCTTTTCAACATCACAAGACGTACAATGGAGGCCTGGGAAAAGGGCCTGGAAATTTTGAAGATAACAGCAGAAATCCCCATCAACTCTATTAACGAAGATGCATTTAAGGTTTTTCAGCAATTGCGTTTACCTACTTTTCGCTTGGTTCTCATGCCTTGTAGTGTGACAACCAGCCATCTTATTCACGGAATCGTTCTCAAGTGTTCAAGCATAATTTTTTCTGGTTCGATTGAATCTTACGTCATCGACAATTTCTCactagaaatgaaagaaaaaagcgagAAAATTGTCGCTACCTTTTTAATGGCATCTGATCACAACCTTCCTGAAGCGTACCGTGTATACGTGATTGACAGCATGAATCATTGTGCTCTTCTCAACTTCGGTTCTCTGAAATCTATGCGCACTGAAAAGTTTCATCTTCCTTACCCGTTTTCTCGTCCAACACTTTCCCCTGTTGTTGTTCCCTGTCTTGGGGCATCGGTCATGAAAGTCACCAGCTGTATCGAGTCCGAGGATGAATTCAAACTGAAGATAATCTTCGATTGTAACGAAGATGTttcaggtaaatttttttgcgTTTATTGCTAAGTGAGCAGTTAAATTCTTTATCGTTCGATTTCAGGTCTAACACTTTCCACTGACCAAGTACTACCGTGCAAGTCTGCCCATCAAGTTACTATATCTCTAAACACGCCTTCCAAATTGAATTCTTTGACTTTGTCATTTCCTTATCCTATTCTTGTCGACGAAATCAGCGCTATTCTTCATAGTACTGACCGTTTTATTGAATTGGTATTGAAGAAAGGATGGTGGGAGCCGTGGCCGGTTGAGTTCCAATCGAACGAAGAATGGAAATGGAATGTTGATTCTTTGAAACCTTGGGAAAATCATGCGAGTCATTCCATTTCGGAATTTGGCTGGTGCAACGCGCTGAATTTCCATCTCCATTTGCAATTTAACttggattttaaatttaatgatcCAAGACCAACAAGGGATGTATCTCCAATCATAGAACCTTCCCTCTGGAATTTGAGGGCTGAGCAATTGAACGAGAAAAAAGCTTTGCAAACTCTCCGGAGAAGGTTCAATTCGCTTCTTTTTAACCCGACTACACCAGATCTCGAATATTTTGGTATTCAACCTACCGGATCGCCAACTACGGATTGCTGCATCTTGGTTTTAATCCACAAGGACATTCTCACTTCTCCTCTGGGCAGTCCGATTCGATTGTTGACTGTGATTGACGAACAGATGGCTAATATCCTTATGGAAAAGGAACAGTTAAACGAGGAGACATACTCGGAGGAGTACGATAGAGCTATCGAGTGTATCGCAGGAAAAAGTGGCTCAGTTATCTCTGTTGAACCCTACGAATTGATGCTGTGGAACTTCATTTTGAGACTCAACTCGACTAAAATCGTGCCTGGCTCAGAGCAAGCAAGTCACCTTGCTTCGGGAATGAACAGCTCTTGGTTGTTTGCTACGTTCGTGTCTCCCCTTTACGTCGATGGtcttcttaattttaaaaacgtCCGCGCGCAGTTCTCTACAAATGATTCGACTAGTGCCGACGAAAAGTGTTGTGGAGCTTGCAAGAAAGTCCCCCAAATTCCGAAGCGTTGCAGTCGCTGCCGTTCCATCGTTTATTGCAGTGTCGAGTGTCAACGCAGTAATTGGCCACAACACAAACTGCTATGTAAGCGCAAGTAGTAAAAACAAACCAGCACCTCCCAAGTCCGttcttattcaatttttcattattaattttttgcggtaaatttaatttttcgtaCCGCAATTTTATTGGAATGTTGATTTAAGCAAGTGTTTGATTGTCGCCGACTGTTTTTTCATGGAAATTGGTATAACTTGTTGAATTCAGAATAAAATCttcattcagaaaaagaatctgTGGTTTCAGTACTGAAGTTTGATATATCCGAACTCAATCACGCGGCAACAGCAACAGAataaccctttttgttttagttgaattaaaatgtttatagtgttcaagtttttttagagGGGCCTGAATTAGCCCAGAGCGAATCACGCGGAAATTTGCTGTCGtagggggaagaaaaagaggaggttCCTTCAACAGAGGCATGCAGCGCCACCACAGCTTCGAATCGCTCGTCTGCTTTgcgtttgttttgttcatGTGTTGTTCATGGCTTTGTTTCACCATGGTTTCACAAGTCACAACCAGgcttttcagctgtcaaatttTACCAGATGATGTGAGGAGAGGATGTCGATAACTCGATAATGCCCagtgttgaagaagaagtaattatgttttaaaattttccgtCTAGAAGGCTATAGATTTATTAATTGATGACCAAATACTAGATCCCTTTGCTTTAGTGTTCAATTTTGAGAAAAGTCAGTTTGGACCTGTGGTTTATGTTTGACATCCATTTCTTAGTCTGTGGTTTTATCTcccattaattttattattgttcatAGACTTAGATGATCTGCTGCATGCAGTCCATCGTGCTGGTGTGGTGAGCTGCTTCTGTCCAGTCTGTGATGCTGGTGTTATTATCCTGCATTGTTGGCCCTAGATTGCTGACACAATTGTGGATTGTGGTGTTCGTGATGGAAATGAAGACTATAGATGCACATGctgtaaaatgaaaaaggtgTAATATTTAATTATCTAGATAATTGTTATGGTGTGGTTGAAATAATACCAGTTCGAGTCACTCGTTATGTATGGGTAGAATGTGTGTGTCCATTTGGgatttgttgctgttgcagaTGTTTTCTGTTTATAGACTCAAACATGTTTTAAGTATATTTTCCTTCATAAATAGTATTGCCAACTGATATCATGGAATCGAAATTTTTGTCCATGTAATTGTGTTTGGTTTCACGCTGGGTTTGCTTAGTTAgtgatataaaaataaataacatgaATATTAATTTTGTAAGGAATTGCttatattgtcccacctccacccacaattcctccaCTTTTTACAAACATATCATGACATAAATACgtacacatatacacacacatacacaagttaacctgttggctgccacgccatacaacccgtaggttgttttCTACtatctacgcgccacgtctgaaggatccatggccaaggtgggacttgccattgctgacaagtccgggctgacacggtgataggagaagatggaatgcccaacctctagaatccatcaccgtatcgacaaggggaagtccctatggtgcattgcctaacagggcctttcggcgaatctggggctggtgcgactgtccgaccccgcggcatgaaaaccacgagaacgaacagcgcggcccgtgctaaggagctaggggagaacaaaggcgtggcagccaacgggttaactagcAAAGACATATATAccaacaataaatgatgatccgcgttGAAAGACTCGGTAATCTGCCATGCAGTTCTTGTAGTGGGACCCACAGCGATCGTGTCTCTTGTCGCAGGATAGGAGACATCTAAATTAGATAATAAATGAAGTAAGATTACTATGAACGACAATATTCTATCGTCATATCACCTTAGGTTGTTAGTTGGTGCCCAcgaataatgaagaaaaataaaaagctgctgatgatccgcgctgatTTTCCCAGATACTGGCGACCTTctggtgtccatcttctcaACGAGACGTTgcctgaataaagacaaaataatTCTTCTTAACGTGACACTTCAATTAAAGTTACACAATAGGAACACTTATCAggtttttttgctcaaaactcTAACAGCGCACTTTTATTTGCTTAAATCCTAAATAGCAATACTCAGAACTGTACATGGAACAAAGTTCACTTGCTggtttcatgcaaattttccggaagtataccggaagcaAGCAATAGCTCCTCAACTGTCGGGTTGTCTTCAAATCGAACAAGATTttcgtgatccccatgaaatttggggtcgatttgaTAGGTTttcaacgaaatccaaaatttggccaaaatcgagaattttcctgaactataggtcaggaaaattcttgaaaccggaagtacgcgtacgtacaaaaaaaaacatgaactttaccacaaactTGAcgaagatcacgaatatgttattcttttgtgcgtcgaatgaatatttactgaactactgactgaaatgacaaaaccggaagtagaaaaaaaacatgattaAATATCtaaacaagtgagctttgttggtggaataattatcgtcagttttcactaaaaaatttccacttGCCGATGTTTAAAAAgatttgcaaagtaactgaaactgactgttttgacagctaaagTATCGAaaatctagcgttagaaaaaaacaacgccCAAGTAACACTTCgtttgcgcgcaagaagggcctgattttagAATTATCAAACAGACGCAGAGTTCAACGCAAGTAGATTACTAACAAATAATCTAAGAAAATAACTCTATTttcgggtacctgggcataatctcGTGGTGAGTGACAGTAGGTGTGTCGCTGCGGACGGAAGCGACTGGTCTAACTCGTCAGTGAAGTACGACAAATTGTTTAGCAGCATGATATGCAGAGAAGCTAGATGAGTGTGGGAattgaagataaggatggagcagaaagTTGGTAGAAGTCACTCTTCTGTAATGGAAA encodes the following:
- the LOC124313209 gene encoding uncharacterized protein LOC124313209; translated protein: MAFKLAFLLAVVAFASVSATTTTTVTTSVTTVSADEGEEGILSSHDRSVIRKTWDQAKRDSDVPPQILFRFIKAHPEYQKMFTKFASVPKNELMTNGNFLAQAYTILAGLNVVIQSLASQELMASQLNALGGAHQSRGATPIMFEQFGAVLEEVLAEELGSAFNAEAKSAWKNGLTALVAGISKTLKNPEDLADPQTKLSAHQVRDVQRSWENIRSGRNAMVSSIMIKLFKETPRIQKYFAKFASVPVGSLSGDAEYNKQVALVADRLDTIVSATGDKLQLLGNINYMRYTHAARSIPRSAWEDFGHLLMESLAASGVSSHDMDSWKGALDVLVNGIAPKN
- the LOC124313255 gene encoding uncharacterized protein LOC124313255; the encoded protein is MHLLSSIMFVIGAVVLLTINGTESFALGRNVTAFLDDDYHDTNSNETSTDDYHLDSLELTDNQTSLEDVHPHDSLEFNSRLVKRNLEFALLDQSTSNGSLVLVLTDDGLSLEDVAEQEDQANPTIRVDHLPQDDLHHLRIDSLEVVDDFDKRHVPAVGDAGLLIVQGADGSEHVFLTDGHHFDDYSLEVVSNHDEQVSLLSALDQQPLTGVFTHPLSDDFYLVKEYLGDYYLWEMEDELARAYLSQSVNLNDPIVFHFTDDRRPKKLSAVHFAQFTPVQSVLNDRIHATSPAL
- the LOC124312831 gene encoding uncharacterized protein LOC124312831 isoform X1, producing the protein MISPTRCQPVKYFPLYIPYGNFQARNVLKDFRDQSFGEKTNSKTAQVLFLGTGEDMRKTLLATTAEHVNNFHFHLNSNCPSIVARNIMMLKILSAQDFDPIKEEDFSFLWDVWYNTEWPEITRKRFLIVLNDLLDEKLPENVTVPDPNHYKSLKKIWKVWYTISSRNQSESEMLLCKTKMKRSELFVTSHETTVLPPRNSDEKITHAKAFSRAVNEITKYLMKRNAIGDLEDSLGRIIEQEFQAFFERGSCRLQNELETVCINSSFLNPDTEQWQVHYSSCPFLGYLPLSQDQELITSVKDKILLPTCQKILKDTVNSYRSRIADIQVFFHLEDALEFCFTNTNKFDVIDCSSADCFGLANILNAASGRLSNNPGAVLFTRSTEWEKLAPTVELYVEHVLCCPLRMIPTIYGLQLNEHVELGSRYPPSYYFTAVANLSWQKAIHFQNIAMSPSSSLTDFLNKLAQKCFISERFPKPSQVLSYQMAVIERHHYSPLTFHYIVSSMTQRLGGDHWFKDAHLLEIPALFNITRRTMEAWEKGLEILKITAEIPINSINEDAFKVFQQLRLPTFRLVLMPCSVTTSHLIHGIVLKCSSIIFSGSIESYVIDNFSLEMKEKSEKIVATFLMASDHNLPEAYRVYVIDSMNHCALLNFGSLKSMRTEKFHLPYPFSRPTLSPVVVPCLGASVMKVTSCIESEDEFKLKIIFDCNEDVSGLTLSTDQVLPCKSAHQVTISLNTPSKLNSLTLSFPYPILVDEISAILHSTDRFIELVLKKGWWEPWPVEFQSNEEWKWNVDSLKPWENHASHSISEFGWCNALNFHLHLQFNLDFKFNDPRPTRDVSPIIEPSLWNLRAEQLNEKKALQTLRRRFNSLLFNPTTPDLEYFGIQPTGSPTTDCCILVLIHKDILTSPLGSPIRLLTVIDEQMANILMEKEQLNEETYSEEYDRAIECIAGKSGSVISVEPYELMLWNFILRLNSTKIVPGSEQASHLASGMNSSWLFATFVSPLYVDGLLNFKNVRAQFSTNDSTSADEKCCGACKKVPQIPKRCSRCRSIVYCSVECQRSNWPQHKLLCKRK
- the LOC124312831 gene encoding uncharacterized protein LOC124312831 isoform X2, with protein sequence MLLCKTKMKRSELFVTSHETTVLPPRNSDEKITHAKAFSRAVNEITKYLMKRNAIGDLEDSLGRIIEQEFQAFFERGSCRLQNELETVCINSSFLNPDTEQWQVHYSSCPFLGYLPLSQDQELITSVKDKILLPTCQKILKDTVNSYRSRIADIQVFFHLEDALEFCFTNTNKFDVIDCSSADCFGLANILNAASGRLSNNPGAVLFTRSTEWEKLAPTVELYVEHVLCCPLRMIPTIYGLQLNEHVELGSRYPPSYYFTAVANLSWQKAIHFQNIAMSPSSSLTDFLNKLAQKCFISERFPKPSQVLSYQMAVIERHHYSPLTFHYIVSSMTQRLGGDHWFKDAHLLEIPALFNITRRTMEAWEKGLEILKITAEIPINSINEDAFKVFQQLRLPTFRLVLMPCSVTTSHLIHGIVLKCSSIIFSGSIESYVIDNFSLEMKEKSEKIVATFLMASDHNLPEAYRVYVIDSMNHCALLNFGSLKSMRTEKFHLPYPFSRPTLSPVVVPCLGASVMKVTSCIESEDEFKLKIIFDCNEDVSGLTLSTDQVLPCKSAHQVTISLNTPSKLNSLTLSFPYPILVDEISAILHSTDRFIELVLKKGWWEPWPVEFQSNEEWKWNVDSLKPWENHASHSISEFGWCNALNFHLHLQFNLDFKFNDPRPTRDVSPIIEPSLWNLRAEQLNEKKALQTLRRRFNSLLFNPTTPDLEYFGIQPTGSPTTDCCILVLIHKDILTSPLGSPIRLLTVIDEQMANILMEKEQLNEETYSEEYDRAIECIAGKSGSVISVEPYELMLWNFILRLNSTKIVPGSEQASHLASGMNSSWLFATFVSPLYVDGLLNFKNVRAQFSTNDSTSADEKCCGACKKVPQIPKRCSRCRSIVYCSVECQRSNWPQHKLLCKRK